The Anabrus simplex isolate iqAnaSimp1 chromosome 1, ASM4041472v1, whole genome shotgun sequence genome window below encodes:
- the LOC136871110 gene encoding hemolymph lipopolysaccharide-binding protein-like, with protein sequence MTSQLLLLLLLGLLSCDLSVEDHCEDGISKRVGVSITSRRNLTGHQLIKLEMLRSSGADIAKESVPWEIDIEQGEMKCSGQATKYLSIFIAAPSQLGDDYEFHPLVGRYKLHKTAQTWTEAFNICQQEGAHLAVINSDIEAQVLKDMLIRNEKPTAYVGVNDIVAEGKFVTIFGEELSKTGYAKWAPNEPNNHRGSATAPGEDCVVILKDTALFNDDQCITKHSFFCEQELH encoded by the exons ATGACAAGCCAGCTGCTGTTACTTCTACTGCTTGGTCTCCTAAGCTGCGACCTATCTGTTGAGGATCATTGCGAGGATGGAATCTCGAAGAGGGTCGGCGTGTCTATCACCAGCCGCAGGAACTTGACCGGCCACCAGCTGATTAAG CTCGAGATGCTTCGCAGTTCTGGTGCTGATATCGCAAAGGAGAGTGTACCATGGGAAATAGATATCGAACAAGGAGAGATGAAGTGCTCTGGCCAGGCTACGAAATATTTATCCATCTTCATTGCAG CTCCATCCCAACTTGGCGACGACTACGAATTTCATCCCCTGGTGGGCCGCTACAAGCTACACAAAACTGCTCAGACCTGGACAGAAGCGTTCAATATTTGCCAGCAGGAAGGCGCACATCTAGCAGTCATTAATTCGGACATAGAAGCACAAGTGTTGAAGGACATGCTTATCCGAAATGAAAAGCCTACAGCTTACGTGGGCGTCAACGACATCGTCGCTGAAGGAAAATTCGTCACAATATTTG GTGAAGAACTGTCGAAGACTGGTTACGCCAAGTGGGCTCCAAATGAACCGAATAATCATAGAGGCAGTGCTACAGCCCCCGGAGAAGACTGCGTTGTAATCTTAAAAGACACTGCACTTTTCAATGATGACCAATGCATTACTAAACATTCCTTCTTCTGTGAGCAGGAGCTGCACTAA